Proteins co-encoded in one Thermomicrobiales bacterium genomic window:
- a CDS encoding haloacid dehalogenase type II, with amino-acid sequence MTIDLRRFSTLTFDCYGTLIDWESGILNALRLLLDQRGHALDDDARLELFGKLEATAEAGTYKPYREILATVAGGFGEQLGFETTAEERATFGASVPDWPAFPDSVAALRELKQHYKLVILSNVDDDLFAGSARRLEVPFDAVITAQQVGSYKPSSNNFRTLLERLGTPKEEILHVAQSLFHDIAPANAAGLTTIWVNRRHGRPGFGATPPQEATPGMEVPDLRTLATMVDAAFAGERR; translated from the coding sequence ATGACGATCGATCTCCGCAGATTCTCGACCCTGACATTCGACTGCTATGGCACGCTTATCGACTGGGAATCCGGCATTCTCAACGCGCTGCGCCTGCTGCTGGATCAGCGCGGGCACGCGCTAGATGACGATGCCAGGCTCGAGCTGTTCGGCAAGCTAGAGGCCACGGCCGAGGCGGGGACATACAAGCCCTATCGCGAGATCCTGGCGACGGTTGCGGGCGGCTTCGGCGAGCAGCTGGGCTTCGAAACAACCGCCGAGGAGCGAGCGACGTTCGGCGCATCGGTTCCCGACTGGCCGGCCTTCCCGGATAGCGTCGCCGCGCTCCGCGAGCTGAAGCAACACTACAAGCTGGTGATCCTGTCAAACGTCGATGACGACCTGTTCGCCGGGTCTGCCAGGCGACTGGAGGTTCCCTTCGACGCGGTCATCACTGCCCAACAGGTTGGCAGCTACAAGCCAAGCTCGAACAACTTCCGGACCCTGCTGGAGAGGCTTGGCACGCCAAAGGAGGAGATTCTCCACGTTGCCCAGAGCCTGTTCCACGACATAGCCCCGGCAAATGCGGCGGGACTGACAACCATCTGGGTCAACCGGCGGCACGGCCGGCCCGGCTTCGGGGCGACTCCGCCTCAGGAGGCCACCCCTGGCATGGAAGTGCCTGACTTGCGAACACTAGCCACGATGGTCGACGCGGCATTCGCCGGCGAAAGGCGGTGA
- a CDS encoding aryl-sulfate sulfotransferase has translation MAGIQQLRQKRSGVGLRGWDREQAFDGFTLFTPLAGGDCVYLIDMAGEVVHTWPTPYPPGLYGCLTETGTLLFNGKTREESDRFIATGAWKGGALLEMDWDGRVLWEVNHPDHHHDGIRLRNGNVMLLCMAELPAELAARVQGGLAGSEHNGVMHADYLVEMTLTGDVVWEWRSWEHLDPEVDRIVAVQDRRVEWTHGNAVVELPDGNLMVSFRHTSSVVMISRASGEIYWKLAAPPLAQQHAPTVLDNGNILIFDNGTHRLDHPIPFSRVIEVDPATKEIVWSYQEDYPSQFFSPLISNAQRLPNGNTLICEGSFGRLFEVTHDGEVVWEYINPYFVDDVTNANTQQRNGVFRAFRYSAAEIARARATGGS, from the coding sequence ATGGCAGGCATCCAGCAACTCCGACAGAAACGCTCCGGCGTCGGACTGCGAGGTTGGGATCGGGAGCAAGCCTTCGACGGCTTCACGCTGTTCACCCCACTTGCTGGTGGTGACTGTGTCTATCTGATCGACATGGCCGGCGAGGTCGTCCACACCTGGCCGACCCCCTACCCGCCCGGCCTCTACGGCTGCCTGACGGAGACTGGCACACTGCTCTTCAATGGAAAGACACGCGAGGAGTCCGACCGCTTCATCGCGACGGGCGCGTGGAAGGGCGGCGCGCTGCTGGAGATGGACTGGGACGGACGAGTCCTCTGGGAGGTCAATCACCCCGATCACCATCACGACGGTATCCGGCTACGCAATGGCAATGTCATGCTCCTCTGCATGGCTGAGTTGCCGGCCGAGCTGGCTGCGCGCGTCCAGGGTGGTTTGGCCGGGTCCGAGCACAATGGCGTCATGCACGCCGATTATCTCGTCGAGATGACGCTCACTGGCGATGTTGTCTGGGAGTGGCGCTCGTGGGAGCATCTCGACCCGGAGGTCGACCGGATCGTCGCCGTCCAGGATCGTCGTGTCGAATGGACGCACGGCAACGCCGTCGTCGAGCTGCCAGATGGCAACCTGATGGTCTCGTTCCGTCATACCTCGTCGGTAGTGATGATCTCGCGCGCCAGTGGCGAAATCTACTGGAAGCTCGCCGCGCCGCCCCTGGCTCAGCAACACGCCCCCACCGTGCTGGATAACGGCAATATCCTCATCTTCGACAACGGCACCCATCGGCTCGATCACCCGATCCCGTTCTCGCGCGTCATCGAGGTCGATCCGGCCACGAAGGAGATTGTCTGGTCGTACCAGGAGGACTACCCGTCGCAGTTCTTCAGCCCGCTCATCTCGAACGCCCAGCGGCTGCCGAATGGCAACACCCTCATCTGCGAGGGCTCGTTCGGGAGATTGTTCGAGGTTACGCACGACGGCGAGGTTGTCTGGGAGTACATCAACCCGTACTTCGTCGATGATGTCACCAACGCCAACACCCAACAGCGCAACGGCGTCTTCCGGGCGTTCCGGTATAGTGCCGCTGAGATTGCCCGCGCCCGGGCAACCGGTGGGTCGTGA
- a CDS encoding GNAT family N-acetyltransferase has protein sequence MTAGDLHEDEVRQAERVYSAAYLRLEAAVPGFSVDLIDAVPHIHYGRPKAGLSQELYAGDIPSAVVLDIIARHPDLASAFVAINSRDDDSDAVLVAAGYIRIIRNYLMRLDVSALGGRPDSQIVRLSTLAEIERLAAMREDGRIIPGYLDDSALSCFALMADNVPVASAIVVGDGDTSVIEYVHTLERYRRLGYGRWLMRGLQRLIANEGARWVVLSSNERGRSLYDALGYQRLSYEDIYRRQDLPSN, from the coding sequence TTGACCGCTGGGGATCTCCACGAAGATGAGGTCCGGCAGGCTGAGCGGGTCTATTCCGCAGCCTACCTTCGCCTGGAGGCGGCCGTGCCAGGGTTCAGCGTCGATCTGATCGACGCGGTGCCCCACATCCATTACGGCCGGCCGAAGGCGGGACTCTCCCAGGAGCTCTATGCTGGCGACATACCGTCGGCCGTCGTCCTCGATATCATCGCGCGGCATCCCGACCTGGCGAGTGCGTTCGTGGCCATCAATTCTCGCGACGACGACTCCGACGCTGTCCTTGTCGCCGCGGGCTATATCCGGATCATCCGAAACTACCTGATGCGCTTGGATGTCAGCGCGCTCGGCGGCCGGCCGGATAGCCAGATCGTCCGTCTCTCGACGCTCGCGGAGATCGAGCGGCTGGCTGCCATGCGCGAAGATGGCCGAATCATTCCCGGCTATCTCGATGATTCAGCGCTCTCCTGCTTCGCATTGATGGCCGACAACGTGCCGGTTGCGTCGGCAATTGTCGTTGGGGATGGCGATACGTCGGTTATTGAGTACGTCCATACCCTCGAACGCTACCGGCGGCTAGGCTACGGTCGCTGGCTGATGCGAGGTCTCCAGCGGCTGATCGCGAACGAGGGCGCTCGCTGGGTCGTCCTCAGCTCGAACGAACGCGGGCGATCGTTGTACGACGCGCTCGGCTATCAGCGACTGAGCTACGAGGACATCTATCGACGGCAGGATCTGCCGAGTAACTGA